A region from the uncultured Draconibacterium sp. genome encodes:
- a CDS encoding ABC transporter ATP-binding protein, with the protein MISLNNVHKSYVTGSNSLHVLKGIDLEIKKGEFVSIMGSSGSGKSTLLNILGILDNYDEGSYYLNGSLVKDMSEKQAARLRNELVGFVFQSFNLISFKNAMENVALPLYYQGVNRKKRNKIALEYLDKVGLLDWATHLPNEMSGGQKQRVAIARSLISQPKIIFADEPTGALDTSTSYEVMDILREINADGITVILVTHEHDIAAMTQKIVRLKDGRIDEIIKNGDLKHFQHQYAKELETA; encoded by the coding sequence ATGATTAGTCTAAACAATGTTCACAAATCGTATGTAACTGGTAGTAACTCGTTACATGTGTTAAAAGGAATCGACCTTGAGATTAAAAAAGGAGAATTCGTCTCGATAATGGGGTCGTCGGGTTCCGGAAAATCAACCTTATTAAATATTCTTGGCATTTTAGATAACTACGATGAAGGTTCGTATTACCTGAATGGTTCGCTGGTAAAGGATATGTCGGAAAAGCAGGCCGCCCGTCTTCGAAACGAGTTGGTGGGTTTTGTTTTTCAGTCGTTTAACCTCATCTCCTTCAAAAATGCCATGGAAAATGTGGCGCTTCCGCTCTACTACCAGGGCGTTAACCGCAAAAAACGCAACAAAATTGCTCTCGAATACCTCGATAAAGTAGGTTTGCTGGATTGGGCAACGCATTTACCCAACGAAATGTCGGGCGGACAAAAACAGCGTGTAGCTATTGCCCGTTCTTTAATTTCGCAACCAAAGATAATTTTTGCCGATGAGCCAACCGGTGCACTCGATACCAGTACCTCGTACGAGGTAATGGATATTCTCAGAGAAATTAATGCCGATGGGATTACCGTTATTTTGGTAACCCATGAGCATGATATTGCTGCCATGACGCAGAAAATCGTTCGTTTAAAAGATGGCCGTATTGATGAGATTATTAAAAACGGCGACCTGAAACATTTCCAGCATCAGTACGCAAAAGAGTTGGAAACGGCATAA
- a CDS encoding FAD-dependent protein — MGTTTVSFKLPTNYSTELLHEKIAKTLRIKNFSFALETKSLDARNKSNIHWLVKAIVTSPEIKSNEKVEKERLEIPYKKSNKKVVVVGSGPAGFFNAFVLQKAGFNVTLIERGSDVKTRGKAISTFEKTGYFNAQNNYAFGEGGAGTFSDGKLTSRSKRISKEKQFILESYVEAGAPDEILYMTHPHLGTDNLRKIVKNLREAFESLGGKLLFETMLEDVVIVNSKVKEVITSKGNLPAEALFIAPGHSAFETYKMLIKRGIPFRTKNFAIGSRMEHSQEIINRAQWGKPELQGVKAAEYRLTSQADGKHSVFSFCMCPGGMVVPAAAYENTNIVNGMSYYKRNGNFANAACVAAIHPDELAGKTVSPIEALDKLQQLEESFYQYAEGYAAPACSINDFLKQKGKGSQFETSYPLGLKPAPLWDLLPQPVVESMQVGLQDFIRKMRGFENGNLLGFESKTSSPVQVIRDRNGLCKGFDNIYIIGEGSGYAGGIISSAADGIKAAMNFVEK; from the coding sequence ATGGGAACAACAACAGTATCATTTAAATTACCAACCAACTACAGCACCGAGCTACTGCACGAAAAAATTGCCAAAACGCTACGGATTAAAAACTTTTCGTTCGCGCTGGAAACCAAAAGTTTGGATGCCCGGAATAAATCGAACATCCACTGGTTGGTAAAAGCTATTGTAACATCGCCCGAAATTAAAAGTAACGAAAAAGTTGAGAAAGAAAGGCTTGAAATACCTTACAAGAAAAGCAATAAAAAAGTTGTTGTTGTTGGTAGCGGGCCTGCCGGTTTTTTTAATGCTTTTGTATTGCAAAAAGCCGGTTTTAATGTTACTCTCATCGAGCGCGGGTCGGATGTTAAAACACGCGGGAAAGCCATTTCCACTTTTGAAAAAACAGGATATTTTAACGCGCAAAACAATTACGCTTTTGGCGAAGGTGGTGCCGGAACATTTTCTGACGGAAAACTGACTTCGCGCTCTAAACGCATTTCAAAAGAAAAACAGTTTATTCTTGAAAGTTATGTAGAAGCCGGTGCCCCGGATGAGATTTTATATATGACTCATCCACATTTGGGAACCGACAACCTGCGTAAAATTGTAAAAAACCTACGTGAAGCATTTGAAAGTTTGGGAGGCAAGTTGCTGTTTGAAACGATGCTGGAAGATGTGGTGATTGTTAATTCAAAAGTTAAGGAGGTAATCACATCAAAAGGAAATTTACCGGCCGAGGCCTTGTTTATTGCACCCGGTCATTCCGCTTTCGAAACCTACAAAATGCTGATAAAAAGAGGTATTCCTTTCCGCACAAAAAACTTTGCCATTGGCAGCCGAATGGAACACTCTCAGGAAATCATAAACCGTGCTCAATGGGGAAAACCAGAACTTCAGGGAGTGAAAGCCGCCGAGTACCGCCTTACTTCGCAAGCCGACGGCAAACATTCCGTTTTTTCATTTTGCATGTGCCCCGGCGGCATGGTAGTTCCGGCAGCTGCCTACGAAAACACTAACATTGTAAACGGGATGAGCTACTACAAACGAAACGGCAATTTCGCCAACGCCGCCTGCGTAGCCGCCATTCACCCCGACGAGCTGGCAGGCAAAACGGTTTCGCCCATTGAAGCGCTCGACAAGCTGCAACAACTGGAAGAAAGCTTTTACCAATATGCTGAAGGTTATGCTGCGCCGGCATGTTCCATCAACGACTTCCTCAAACAAAAAGGCAAAGGATCGCAGTTCGAAACCAGTTATCCGTTGGGATTAAAACCGGCTCCGCTTTGGGACTTACTACCCCAACCGGTTGTTGAGTCGATGCAGGTTGGCTTGCAGGATTTTATCCGTAAAATGCGTGGTTTTGAAAATGGCAACCTGCTGGGTTTCGAAAGTAAAACCTCATCACCCGTTCAGGTAATTCGCGACAGGAATGGTTTATGCAAAGGCTTCGATAATATTTACATTATTGGCGAAGGCAGCGGCTATGCAGGTGGAATTATTTCAAGCGCTGCTGATGGGATTAAGGCAGCGATGAATTTTGTAGAAAAATGA